A genome region from Akkermansiaceae bacterium includes the following:
- the fabG gene encoding 3-oxoacyl-[acyl-carrier-protein] reductase, translated as MQFKDKIVVVTGAGRGIGQEIARSFAAGGAKVALISRSESSCGGAAEEINKAHPGSCTAYAVDVSCHDAVQETARKIGEELGAVNILVNNAGVTRDGLLMRMKEEDWDTVLDTNLKGAFNTVKAFMRPLMKGENSRIINIASVIGLIGNAGQANYSASKAGLIGFTKAVARELAGRAVTCNAIAPGFITTDMTDELPESVKEAVIGKIPLATFGTTDDIAKTVTFLASPDARYITGQVIAVDGGMTM; from the coding sequence ATGCAATTCAAGGACAAGATCGTCGTCGTCACCGGAGCCGGAAGGGGCATAGGCCAGGAAATCGCCCGCTCCTTCGCAGCCGGGGGCGCCAAGGTCGCACTCATCAGCCGCAGCGAATCGAGCTGCGGCGGCGCGGCGGAGGAAATCAACAAAGCCCACCCCGGATCCTGCACCGCCTACGCGGTCGATGTTTCCTGCCATGATGCCGTGCAGGAAACCGCCAGGAAAATCGGCGAGGAGCTCGGTGCGGTGAACATCCTGGTCAACAACGCGGGCGTCACCCGCGACGGCCTACTGATGCGCATGAAGGAGGAGGACTGGGACACAGTGCTGGACACCAACCTCAAGGGTGCCTTCAACACCGTCAAAGCCTTCATGCGCCCGCTGATGAAAGGGGAGAACTCTCGCATCATCAACATCGCCTCCGTCATCGGCCTCATCGGCAACGCGGGCCAGGCGAACTACTCCGCCAGCAAGGCGGGGCTGATCGGTTTCACCAAGGCAGTCGCCCGCGAGCTGGCCGGCCGCGCCGTCACCTGCAACGCGATCGCCCCCGGCTTCATCACCACCGACATGACCGATGAGCTGCCGGAAAGCGTCAAGGAAGCCGTGATCGGGAAAATCCCGCTCGCCACCTTCGGCACCACCGATGACATCGCCAAAACCGTCACTTTCCTTGCCAGCCCGGACGCCCGCTATATCACCGGCCAGGTGATCGCCGTCGATGGCGGGATGACGATGTAG
- a CDS encoding histidine phosphatase family protein: MQLILLRHGQAEDYASDGGGDFSRVLVDKGIAQARNAARVLAAADSLPDIVLSSPVLRAKQTAEEFTQAAGIPGPVMQSWLSCGMSPGAALTELAGYTDFGRVMIVGHEPDFSQFVQQALGSAAGTVEIRKGSITCLGINPPSPRATLHFLFPFRIGKHME, from the coding sequence ATGCAACTGATCCTTCTCCGCCACGGCCAGGCCGAGGATTATGCGTCAGATGGCGGCGGCGATTTCTCACGAGTGCTGGTGGATAAGGGCATAGCCCAGGCTCGCAACGCGGCCCGCGTCCTTGCGGCGGCGGATTCCCTGCCGGACATCGTCCTGAGCAGCCCGGTGCTCCGCGCCAAGCAAACCGCCGAGGAATTCACGCAGGCGGCGGGAATTCCGGGGCCGGTGATGCAGAGCTGGCTGTCCTGCGGGATGTCCCCTGGTGCCGCGCTCACGGAGCTGGCCGGCTACACGGACTTCGGGCGCGTCATGATCGTCGGCCACGAGCCGGATTTCTCCCAGTTCGTCCAGCAGGCCCTGGGCTCCGCCGCAGGCACCGTGGAGATCCGCAAGGGTTCCATCACCTGCCTGGGGATCAATCCGCCCTCGCCGCGCGCCACCCTGCATTTTCTCTTCCCTTTCCGGATCGGGAAGCACATGGAGTGA